One window of the Acaryochloris sp. CCMEE 5410 genome contains the following:
- a CDS encoding diguanylate cyclase domain-containing protein → MVQISDIRILMIEDDEQDVEIIRELLVGRQSFPAAFEHRSSLAEGITRLHHEPAIDLVLLDLSLTDASNLEAFQHIQLVFPEMPLIILSGNLDPSRALYLLQKGAQDCLFKGHFDATILRCSIQFALERQNLWLELREKNKTLEKLSKELKVANHKLEKISAIDSLTHINNRRRFDSIFLAEWIRMMRERQPLSLILCDVDHFKAYNDTYGHPSGDKCLQQVARAISTVAKRSADCVARYGGEEFVVVLPNTDQSGAVHVAEAIRTEIEALSIPHCSSAVSHYVSLSLGVASIVPSKAIAPSQLIELTDQALYMAKKQGRNRTHTMELIQT, encoded by the coding sequence ATGGTGCAGATTAGTGATATCCGGATTTTGATGATTGAAGATGATGAACAGGACGTAGAAATCATTAGAGAATTACTAGTGGGCCGTCAGAGTTTCCCTGCAGCTTTTGAGCATCGAAGTTCACTCGCAGAAGGTATAACCCGACTCCATCACGAACCTGCCATTGACCTTGTGCTTCTTGATCTATCTTTAACGGATGCTAGTAATCTAGAAGCGTTTCAACACATTCAACTTGTGTTCCCAGAAATGCCCCTCATTATTTTGAGTGGCAATTTAGATCCATCTAGAGCATTATATCTATTGCAGAAAGGTGCACAGGATTGTCTATTTAAAGGGCATTTTGATGCTACTATCTTACGCTGCTCGATTCAATTTGCACTAGAAAGACAGAATCTTTGGTTGGAGTTAAGAGAGAAGAATAAAACTTTAGAGAAACTTTCTAAAGAGCTCAAAGTGGCTAACCATAAACTCGAAAAAATTTCAGCTATAGATAGCTTGACCCACATTAATAATCGACGTCGATTTGATTCGATATTTCTAGCAGAATGGATTCGAATGATGCGAGAAAGGCAGCCCCTGTCTCTGATCCTCTGCGATGTCGATCACTTTAAGGCCTATAACGATACCTATGGACACCCTTCGGGAGATAAATGTCTACAGCAGGTCGCTCGAGCCATCTCTACTGTTGCCAAGCGCTCTGCGGATTGTGTGGCTCGTTATGGAGGCGAAGAATTTGTCGTTGTGTTACCGAACACCGATCAATCCGGAGCAGTTCATGTTGCCGAAGCCATTAGAACGGAAATTGAAGCGCTCAGTATTCCCCATTGTTCTTCCGCTGTAAGTCATTATGTCAGCCTTAGCTTAGGGGTAGCCAGTATCGTTCCCAGCAAAGCAATAGCTCCATCTCAGTTGATTGAGCTGACAGACCAAGCTCTATATATGGCTAAAAAGCAAGGTCGCAATCGCACTCACACTATGGAACTGATTCAAACGTGA
- a CDS encoding Rieske (2Fe-2S) protein, whose amino-acid sequence MSWVKVLSESELDQGDRQIVKVEKEKILLVNHGGNICAVKNACPHLKAPLSKGKITTDGAIVCPLHRSAFDLATGVPKSWIPWPPGLGKLLGAISKERPLQVYPTRVEEGDIWVEIAE is encoded by the coding sequence ATGAGTTGGGTTAAGGTTTTATCAGAAAGTGAACTCGACCAAGGGGATCGTCAAATCGTTAAGGTCGAGAAAGAAAAGATTCTTCTGGTTAATCATGGTGGAAACATTTGTGCAGTCAAGAATGCTTGCCCACATTTAAAAGCACCACTCAGCAAAGGAAAAATTACGACAGATGGGGCAATTGTCTGCCCTTTGCATCGAAGTGCTTTTGACCTCGCTACAGGGGTACCCAAATCTTGGATTCCCTGGCCACCAGGGCTTGGTAAGCTCCTAGGGGCGATCTCAAAGGAAAGGCCATTACAGGTATATCCAACCCGTGTGGAAGAGGGGGATATTTGGGTAGAAATCGCTGAATAA
- a CDS encoding bifunctional diguanylate cyclase/phosphodiesterase, with the protein MHAGGTQILMIEDDDQDVEIVRELLSFNKSSITLKHRRTLSTGITFLHETKSIDLVLLDLCLSDTQGLETFHKIHEMFPSLPLVILSGNTDETIAIEAMQDGAQDFLVKGRFNSTLLSRTIQYALERQKQQLELQYKNTTLLALSEQLEIANRELERLATMDGLTRVYNRRQFDSVFQREWHRLCREEQPLSVILGDVDHFKAYNDTYGHQAGDQCLQQVAQAIARIAQRPADCVARYGGEEFVVLLPNTDLSGALHVAEAIREEVEELNIPHRNSSASKHISLSLGVASLIPNEDIPASSLIQSADQALYTAKDLGRNQVTADTSDSTNPRQLANQTLLWTQRIEQALEKDYFQLYAQPIHPLSQDREKQCFEILLRLCDQPHTVISPGFFLPIAEQKGYMNRIDYWVIEHLFADLQEIKATMEQNTQFFINLSARSCNNGQLIEFLQQQLTRFNLYPEEFCFEISESVALKNISNAAKLSKELTALGCQVALDDFGNGLSSFMHLKSIPADYLKIDGSFVKDIGSDPVATEIVGAIHRLAKSMGMQTIAEYVESELILDTISSFGIDFAQGHYYAQAQPLIETLVTYQSIPFRQGAES; encoded by the coding sequence ATGCATGCAGGTGGAACTCAAATTTTGATGATTGAGGATGATGATCAAGATGTAGAAATTGTTAGAGAATTGCTGAGTTTCAACAAAAGCTCAATTACGCTCAAACACCGCCGGACACTCTCCACAGGAATTACCTTTCTGCATGAAACTAAGTCCATTGACTTAGTCTTATTGGATCTTTGTCTATCAGATACCCAGGGTCTAGAAACCTTTCATAAGATTCACGAAATGTTCCCCAGCCTGCCACTGGTTATCCTTTCTGGAAATACAGACGAAACGATAGCTATAGAAGCGATGCAGGATGGGGCTCAAGACTTTTTAGTCAAAGGACGCTTCAACAGCACCCTTCTATCTCGTACCATTCAATATGCATTAGAGAGACAAAAACAGCAATTAGAGCTGCAGTATAAAAACACAACATTATTAGCCCTTTCAGAACAACTAGAAATTGCCAATCGTGAACTAGAACGGTTGGCTACCATGGATGGGTTAACACGAGTTTATAATCGACGTCAGTTCGATTCTGTCTTTCAACGAGAGTGGCATCGCTTATGTCGTGAAGAGCAACCGCTATCAGTAATTCTGGGCGATGTCGATCATTTCAAAGCCTATAACGATACTTACGGCCATCAAGCAGGAGACCAATGTTTACAGCAAGTTGCTCAAGCCATTGCTAGAATTGCCCAACGTCCCGCAGACTGTGTAGCCCGCTACGGGGGCGAAGAATTTGTGGTGTTGCTCCCTAACACGGATCTTTCCGGAGCATTACACGTTGCAGAAGCAATTCGGGAAGAAGTTGAGGAACTCAACATTCCCCACCGCAATTCATCCGCGAGTAAGCACATCAGCCTTAGTTTGGGAGTTGCCAGTCTCATACCAAACGAAGATATCCCCGCTTCAAGTCTGATTCAATCTGCAGATCAAGCCTTGTATACAGCTAAGGATCTTGGTCGAAACCAGGTCACTGCAGACACATCTGATTCTACAAATCCCAGACAACTAGCCAACCAAACATTATTGTGGACCCAGAGGATAGAGCAAGCCTTGGAAAAAGATTATTTCCAGCTCTATGCTCAACCTATCCACCCCCTCAGCCAAGATCGAGAGAAACAATGTTTTGAGATTTTACTGCGCCTATGTGATCAACCCCACACAGTCATAAGCCCAGGTTTTTTCTTACCCATCGCAGAACAAAAGGGCTATATGAATCGCATCGATTATTGGGTTATTGAGCATCTATTTGCAGATCTCCAGGAAATTAAAGCCACCATGGAGCAAAATACTCAATTTTTCATTAATTTATCGGCCAGAAGCTGTAATAATGGCCAACTTATAGAATTTTTGCAACAACAGCTCACTCGTTTCAACTTATATCCAGAAGAATTTTGTTTTGAAATTAGTGAAAGTGTTGCCCTGAAGAACATATCCAATGCAGCCAAACTCAGTAAAGAGTTAACCGCACTCGGCTGTCAAGTTGCCCTAGATGATTTTGGTAATGGCTTATCTTCTTTCATGCATCTTAAGTCTATTCCTGCGGACTATCTCAAAATTGATGGCTCCTTTGTCAAAGATATAGGCTCTGATCCAGTAGCTACAGAAATTGTCGGAGCCATCCATCGACTTGCTAAAAGTATGGGTATGCAAACAATAGCGGAATATGTGGAATCTGAGCTTATCCTCGACACAATATCCAGTTTTGGGATCGATTTTGCTCAAGGTCATTATTATGCCCAAGCCCAACCCCTCATTGAAACCTTAGTGACTTATCAATCTATTCCATTTCGTCAAGGAGCAGAAAGTTAA
- a CDS encoding glycoside hydrolase family 113, producing MKFRFRWLILAILWPIVIVLSQANPAWPFYLGGTQVNEPDASVWVKELKSADMNTVEVTVYATQAEWDSPNLRYDAEDEGVLQEMRAAKAAGLNVVLILRLALDHAYPQNNFIWHGLTMPETDAQLADWFETYTKFVAQWAEIAEAEGVDMVGIGSEMNALTSTLPVKDVPDLERYYLDPIEQRALIHNLLKYKDRIPFAELQLKGGYQFPTLEAFLEERLKAWQVWAKQVSYPGEADQIAAINHRRQRLDRHWRQLIQHTRQIYSGKLTYAANFDQYQSVGFWDALDVIGVNAYFPLRSQPQFRNQHQLKQQLLSGWRKILGDMDAFRRDQSIRNKPVIFTELGYTRWDQNTLAPWSYRGFSFVGKPGQQEVILWTMQPTNDQERVLAVQALYQTVKKHYPNLLQGILYWKISTQPDHQSLEPFVLILNDSPVDPLQKILQKFLKK from the coding sequence ATGAAGTTTAGGTTTCGCTGGTTAATCCTGGCTATTTTATGGCCCATTGTGATTGTTTTGAGTCAGGCTAATCCGGCATGGCCGTTTTATTTAGGGGGAACTCAGGTGAATGAACCCGATGCATCCGTTTGGGTCAAGGAACTGAAATCAGCGGATATGAATACGGTGGAGGTGACGGTCTACGCCACCCAAGCCGAATGGGATTCACCTAACCTCAGATATGACGCTGAAGATGAGGGGGTGCTGCAAGAGATGCGGGCGGCTAAAGCGGCGGGACTGAATGTCGTATTGATTTTGCGGTTGGCTTTGGATCATGCCTATCCCCAAAATAATTTCATCTGGCATGGACTAACGATGCCGGAGACGGATGCCCAACTGGCCGATTGGTTTGAGACCTACACCAAGTTTGTCGCCCAATGGGCTGAAATTGCAGAAGCAGAAGGGGTGGATATGGTGGGAATTGGCAGTGAAATGAATGCCTTGACTTCCACGTTGCCGGTAAAGGATGTGCCGGATTTAGAGCGCTACTACCTCGACCCGATTGAGCAGCGGGCGCTGATTCATAATCTGCTGAAGTATAAGGATCGAATTCCCTTTGCCGAACTGCAGCTGAAAGGGGGATATCAATTTCCCACTTTAGAAGCGTTTTTGGAGGAGCGACTGAAGGCTTGGCAGGTCTGGGCGAAACAGGTGAGTTATCCAGGGGAAGCGGATCAGATTGCTGCGATTAACCATCGTCGGCAACGCCTGGATCGGCACTGGCGGCAACTGATTCAGCACACTCGCCAGATCTATTCTGGCAAACTCACCTATGCGGCGAATTTTGATCAATATCAGTCGGTGGGGTTTTGGGATGCTTTGGATGTGATTGGGGTGAATGCGTATTTCCCGTTGCGATCGCAACCTCAATTCCGAAATCAACACCAGTTGAAGCAGCAGCTCTTGTCAGGATGGCGGAAAATTCTGGGGGATATGGATGCCTTTCGCCGGGACCAGTCGATTCGAAATAAGCCTGTGATCTTTACGGAGTTAGGCTATACTCGCTGGGACCAAAATACTCTGGCCCCCTGGAGCTATCGTGGCTTTTCCTTTGTCGGGAAGCCAGGACAACAAGAGGTGATTTTATGGACGATGCAGCCCACGAATGATCAGGAACGGGTGTTGGCGGTGCAAGCCCTCTATCAAACCGTCAAAAAGCACTATCCCAATTTGTTACAGGGCATTCTGTACTGGAAAATATCTACCCAACCCGATCACCAATCCTTGGAGCCATTTGTGCTGATATTGAATGATTCGCCTGTCGATCCGTTGCAAAAGATTTTGCAGAAGTTTTTGAAGAAGTAG
- a CDS encoding M28 family peptidase, translating to MGSPLQKRLLQHLSHLARERDPYLATAGHFFVKEYIYQELSQWGTVRRHSFRTLKKVAKSVHENLILSLPGRQSLPPILIGAHFDGVPGSPGADDNATGVAVLLELAQHFHHHPARHPIQIIGFDLEEYGRLGSQAYAQELRQTQTHITTMISLEMLGYIDARKHTQRYPAGLKYLYPSTGNFIALLGNLRSIPTLFKMSTHFKRNGAPCEWLPVPLRGTLIPDTRRSDHASFWDYGYSAVMVTDTADSRNPHYHKPSDTIATLNLEFLESIYIGLVQAIQSGM from the coding sequence ATGGGCAGTCCCTTACAAAAACGCCTCTTACAACATTTATCTCACCTAGCGCGAGAACGCGATCCCTATCTGGCAACAGCTGGACATTTTTTTGTCAAAGAGTACATCTACCAAGAACTCAGTCAATGGGGAACCGTGCGTCGCCATTCCTTTAGAACCCTCAAAAAAGTTGCCAAAAGTGTTCATGAAAATCTGATCTTGTCCTTACCGGGCCGCCAGTCTCTGCCCCCCATACTGATTGGTGCTCATTTTGATGGCGTCCCCGGATCGCCTGGAGCAGATGATAATGCCACCGGAGTCGCTGTCCTCCTAGAACTCGCTCAGCACTTCCATCACCATCCCGCTCGTCATCCCATCCAAATAATTGGTTTTGATCTAGAAGAATATGGACGATTAGGAAGCCAAGCCTATGCCCAAGAACTAAGGCAAACCCAAACCCACATCACCACCATGATTAGCCTAGAGATGCTGGGCTACATTGACGCAAGAAAGCATACTCAACGATATCCTGCGGGACTTAAGTATTTATATCCTTCCACTGGCAATTTTATTGCCCTACTCGGCAATCTTCGCTCCATTCCCACCCTGTTCAAAATGTCCACTCACTTCAAGCGTAATGGTGCACCTTGCGAGTGGCTTCCTGTGCCCTTACGCGGCACTCTCATTCCCGATACCCGCCGTAGCGATCATGCCTCATTCTGGGATTATGGATATTCTGCAGTGATGGTGACGGATACAGCCGACTCCAGGAATCCCCATTACCACAAACCCAGTGATACCATTGCCACCCTCAACCTAGAGTTCCTAGAGTCCATCTACATTGGCTTGGTGCAGGCCATCCAAAGTGGAATGTAG
- a CDS encoding CHAT domain-containing protein, whose amino-acid sequence MPSQNPTLNQARRREMRSHQRFLQFQVHLPRLIGLISLCSLWTYALPSSAEYNRPVIPPKVTQNFLAMERSFEKEFETYFGEDLADVTQDPTEVAQTLSRISQTTGTHPGVLWIMPREDHLHLVLLLPGGQPIIRDLYDVPRAKLLKTVATFREQAKDPGQWDLAPAQQLHEWLIAPFEKEHLQAANIDTLLFCLGSGLRGIPLAALHDGEQYLVERYSLTNIPAFNLIQTEYTPRNQGKILAGGASEFLQLESLPSVPTEIAAILTFLQARLPNQSQWQGQALLNRNFTLKNLKTQLSKQTYNIIHLATHAEFNPGQPHQSFIQFRDTQLRLDQMNTLDWSKPSLDLLVLSACKTALGDQTAELGFAGIALKAGVKTALGSLWYVSDVGTLAIMSEFYQQLPRHKTKSEALRQAQLRMLRGQIQAQNGQLTLSNTPLSLPSEVSDISNIDFTHPFYWSGFTMISSPW is encoded by the coding sequence ATGCCGAGCCAGAATCCGACCCTTAATCAAGCCAGACGAAGGGAGATGCGATCTCACCAACGATTCCTCCAATTTCAAGTTCATCTCCCCCGCCTTATTGGCCTGATTAGCCTCTGCAGTCTCTGGACCTATGCTCTGCCAAGTTCAGCTGAATATAACCGCCCAGTTATCCCTCCCAAAGTCACCCAAAATTTCTTGGCCATGGAGCGGAGCTTCGAAAAAGAATTTGAAACTTACTTTGGCGAAGATCTCGCAGATGTTACCCAAGATCCGACAGAAGTTGCCCAAACCCTGAGCCGTATCAGTCAAACCACTGGAACCCATCCAGGGGTCTTGTGGATCATGCCTCGTGAAGATCATTTACATCTAGTCTTGCTATTACCCGGCGGCCAGCCCATTATTCGAGATCTCTACGATGTCCCACGCGCAAAACTCCTTAAAACCGTCGCGACCTTCCGAGAACAAGCCAAAGATCCTGGTCAGTGGGACCTAGCACCTGCTCAACAGCTTCATGAGTGGCTGATTGCCCCCTTTGAAAAAGAGCATCTTCAAGCAGCCAATATTGATACCTTATTGTTTTGCTTAGGCAGTGGACTCCGAGGCATCCCCTTAGCTGCCTTACATGACGGCGAGCAATACCTCGTCGAACGGTATAGCCTCACCAATATTCCGGCATTCAACTTAATTCAGACCGAATATACCCCTCGCAACCAGGGAAAAATCTTAGCCGGTGGAGCCTCAGAATTTTTGCAACTAGAGTCTTTACCATCCGTTCCCACAGAAATTGCAGCTATTTTGACCTTTCTCCAGGCCCGTCTTCCAAACCAATCCCAGTGGCAGGGCCAGGCCTTACTCAATCGCAATTTCACCCTCAAGAACCTCAAAACTCAGTTAAGCAAGCAAACCTACAATATTATTCACCTCGCCACCCATGCCGAATTTAACCCTGGCCAACCCCACCAGTCATTTATCCAGTTCCGAGATACCCAACTCCGATTAGACCAAATGAATACCCTAGACTGGTCCAAACCCAGTCTCGATCTCTTGGTTCTAAGTGCGTGTAAAACAGCCCTGGGGGATCAAACTGCTGAGTTAGGGTTTGCTGGTATCGCCCTCAAAGCAGGGGTTAAAACAGCTTTAGGGAGTCTCTGGTACGTCAGTGATGTCGGCACCCTAGCCATTATGAGCGAGTTTTATCAACAGTTGCCCCGCCACAAGACCAAATCAGAAGCTCTGCGTCAAGCCCAATTACGGATGCTTCGAGGTCAAATCCAAGCCCAAAACGGACAACTCACCCTTTCCAATACGCCTTTATCTTTACCCAGTGAAGTTTCAGATATTTCCAATATCGATTTCACCCACCCCTTCTATTGGTCAGGCTTTACGATGATCAGTAGTCCTTGGTAA
- a CDS encoding RNA polymerase sigma factor SigF: MAYQTSLQSQTMELLVAYRQKPSVQLRNRLVRLNMGLVRKVAHRLTHQCAEPYEDLEQCGFLGLITAIERFDPSQGYAFSSFAVPYIRGEILHFLRDRANTVRIPRRWQQLSRDAAKARQALTMELGRQPNDQEIADALSLSMQEWRSVKLATTNRVPLSLNARVSSGHSQSDSAMTLGDTLMDVHSQILQANQEDRIELQQALNQLEDRTRIMIESVFFQQLSRQEVAKRIGVSSVTVTRNMKKGIDKLIDLLQQQQPNALQTEH; encoded by the coding sequence ATGGCTTATCAAACTTCTCTTCAATCGCAAACCATGGAACTTCTGGTCGCTTATCGCCAAAAGCCTTCCGTTCAGCTCAGAAATCGCCTCGTACGATTGAATATGGGTCTCGTTCGCAAGGTTGCTCACCGTCTGACCCACCAGTGCGCTGAGCCCTACGAAGATCTAGAGCAATGCGGATTTCTAGGTTTGATTACTGCCATCGAGCGCTTTGACCCCTCCCAAGGATATGCCTTCAGTTCCTTCGCAGTGCCTTACATTCGCGGCGAAATCCTCCACTTCCTTCGCGACCGCGCTAACACCGTTCGCATCCCCCGCCGCTGGCAACAGCTCAGCCGGGATGCGGCCAAAGCCAGACAAGCCCTCACCATGGAATTGGGTCGTCAGCCCAACGATCAGGAAATTGCTGATGCCCTGAGCCTCTCCATGCAAGAATGGCGTTCGGTCAAACTCGCCACCACCAATCGAGTTCCCCTTAGCCTCAACGCTCGGGTCTCCTCCGGTCACTCTCAGTCTGACTCTGCTATGACCCTAGGTGACACCTTGATGGATGTTCATAGCCAAATCCTGCAGGCCAACCAAGAAGATCGCATCGAACTCCAGCAAGCCTTAAACCAGCTCGAAGATCGGACCCGAATCATGATTGAGTCCGTCTTTTTCCAACAGCTCTCTCGCCAAGAAGTGGCCAAGCGCATCGGCGTCAGCTCCGTCACCGTTACTCGCAACATGAAGAAGGGCATCGACAAGCTAATCGATTTACTCCAACAGCAACAGCCTAACGCTCTGCAAACGGAACACTAA
- a CDS encoding EAL domain-containing response regulator, with the protein MRSRKTHVLIIEDDEQDANIVRRYLDNMPQLPLTLQHKHTLREGIHVLQNNESIALILLDLTLSDAKGLDTFHQVHQAFPQKPLIILSGNSNPEIIQKTLHEGAVDFLIKGTFDSPSLCYSIQHALELQQQKLELELQNSTLQSLSKQLEIAQAEIKKLKTIDSLTKFYNRTQFDDVFLSEWKRLQREEQPLALILCELDPIATEIDPVSTTWEDHTLHQIAEIMFHTIKRPADCVARYSENQFVILLPNTDMLGATFIAEAIRIQVQKLGIDYLSSPYHQPITLSFGITGHIPRPLEAPSLLIEAAHQALIGAKARGRHQVNWQTIRDIKSELYTRQTLHWVGKLHQALQNDLFQLYVQPIHPLNRTCSIERLDILLRLCDQSGRACAPEMFLPMIEQYDFMAQIDQWVIENLLGHTQVHLHKKFEATYFIKLSAATCKAGNFSALVQQQLNLYNFPANHLCFAISESVALKNLSSAVQLAQSLKALGCQIAIDDFGVDFKTLRRLRPMKADYVKINGELVESITTDPILHGIVGSIKRVADVMNSKIIAKQVKSEVTLNSLDNLGINYAQGNHFEQSLPLKQYISMQPSPMAY; encoded by the coding sequence ATGCGATCAAGAAAAACACATGTATTAATCATTGAAGATGACGAACAGGATGCCAATATCGTTCGCCGTTATTTAGATAATATGCCTCAACTACCGTTAACACTCCAACATAAGCACACTTTACGGGAAGGCATCCATGTTTTACAAAACAATGAATCTATTGCTCTAATCCTACTAGATCTCACTTTATCTGATGCTAAAGGTTTAGATACATTTCATCAGGTTCATCAGGCTTTTCCACAGAAACCTCTTATTATTCTGAGTGGCAATTCAAACCCGGAAATCATTCAAAAAACCCTGCATGAGGGAGCAGTAGACTTCTTAATTAAAGGAACTTTCGATAGCCCCTCTTTGTGTTACTCCATTCAACATGCTTTAGAGCTACAGCAACAAAAACTAGAGCTAGAACTTCAGAATAGTACTCTTCAATCATTATCAAAGCAACTAGAAATAGCTCAAGCTGAAATCAAAAAACTTAAAACAATTGACTCTCTTACTAAGTTTTATAATCGAACTCAGTTTGACGACGTTTTCCTATCTGAATGGAAAAGGCTACAGAGAGAAGAACAACCCTTAGCTCTCATTCTTTGTGAGCTAGACCCGATAGCGACTGAGATTGATCCAGTTTCTACAACCTGGGAAGATCATACGTTGCATCAAATCGCTGAGATCATGTTCCACACCATTAAGCGTCCAGCAGATTGTGTCGCTCGATATAGTGAAAATCAATTTGTGATCTTGTTACCCAATACCGATATGTTGGGAGCAACCTTCATTGCAGAAGCCATCCGCATTCAAGTTCAAAAACTTGGCATAGATTATCTTTCTAGCCCATACCATCAACCCATCACTCTCAGTTTTGGGATCACAGGCCATATCCCAAGGCCTCTAGAAGCCCCCTCTTTATTGATTGAAGCTGCACACCAAGCATTGATAGGCGCTAAAGCGCGTGGAAGGCATCAGGTCAATTGGCAAACCATTCGGGACATCAAATCGGAGTTATACACTCGCCAAACATTACATTGGGTGGGCAAGTTGCATCAGGCATTACAAAACGATCTGTTTCAGCTCTATGTTCAACCCATTCACCCATTAAATAGAACATGTAGCATAGAGCGTCTCGATATCTTACTCCGACTCTGTGATCAATCAGGCAGAGCTTGTGCGCCCGAAATGTTTCTGCCCATGATTGAACAGTACGATTTTATGGCTCAGATTGACCAGTGGGTGATTGAGAACTTGTTAGGACACACACAAGTGCATCTACATAAGAAGTTTGAAGCCACCTATTTTATCAAGCTGTCTGCAGCAACCTGCAAAGCCGGTAATTTCTCAGCGCTGGTACAACAACAGCTCAATTTATATAATTTCCCAGCGAATCACCTCTGCTTTGCAATCTCAGAATCAGTCGCCTTGAAGAATTTATCCTCAGCAGTGCAGCTGGCACAATCCCTTAAAGCACTAGGCTGTCAGATTGCCATAGATGATTTTGGTGTAGATTTCAAAACGCTTAGACGGCTTAGACCGATGAAAGCAGATTACGTAAAAATCAACGGAGAATTGGTTGAAAGCATTACTACAGATCCCATATTGCATGGAATTGTAGGGTCAATAAAGCGTGTGGCTGATGTTATGAATTCAAAAATTATTGCCAAGCAAGTTAAATCAGAAGTGACCCTTAACTCGCTAGATAACTTAGGAATTAACTATGCCCAAGGGAATCATTTTGAACAGTCCCTTCCCCTTAAGCAGTACATCAGTATGCAACCCTCACCGATGGCTTACTAA